In bacterium, one DNA window encodes the following:
- a CDS encoding glycoside hydrolase family 172 protein has protein sequence MDQSIDLGFMPFLSDAQTFALTAENPSGEKGKGGQTASEQLGPTRKGSPCITIPAQSTAILADIKGAGCIKHIWFGLPLPKVDYEPGHNILRDMVIRMYWDDEETPSVEAPIGDFFALGQGTPAPLVSQMVTIAEGRALNCFWSMPFATSARIEIENQHTEEQPMVFYQIDGERYDCLDPKAARFHAQWRRENPTTLKKDYTLLEAKGRGHYVGTVLSLCPLRTQWWGEGEVKVYLDGDKEFPTLCGTGIEDYFLSSYGIGEWCSPYHGCPLYRGGRVSMYRWHVVDPIRFMKEIRITVQNIGYHETLAERSDDMDSTAFWYQVEPHAAFPKFPDILSRRPQEPTILDYKP, from the coding sequence ATGGACCAATCTATTGACCTTGGATTTATGCCCTTTTTATCTGATGCGCAAACTTTTGCGCTTACTGCTGAAAATCCGAGTGGTGAAAAGGGAAAAGGCGGACAAACTGCCAGCGAACAGCTCGGCCCCACTCGAAAAGGCAGCCCCTGTATAACAATCCCAGCGCAATCCACCGCTATCCTTGCCGATATTAAAGGCGCAGGGTGCATTAAGCATATTTGGTTTGGGCTTCCATTGCCCAAGGTTGACTATGAACCAGGCCATAACATTTTGCGCGACATGGTCATCCGCATGTACTGGGATGACGAAGAAACGCCTTCAGTTGAAGCGCCAATCGGCGATTTCTTTGCCCTCGGCCAAGGCACGCCTGCTCCGTTGGTCTCTCAAATGGTCACTATCGCTGAAGGTCGCGCCTTGAATTGCTTCTGGTCCATGCCATTCGCAACCTCTGCTCGTATCGAAATAGAGAACCAGCATACGGAAGAGCAACCAATGGTTTTCTATCAAATCGATGGCGAAAGATACGATTGTCTCGATCCGAAAGCAGCCCGTTTTCATGCTCAATGGCGACGCGAAAATCCGACTACCCTCAAAAAAGATTACACCCTATTAGAAGCCAAAGGGCGAGGGCATTACGTTGGGACCGTGTTATCGCTCTGCCCACTTCGAACTCAATGGTGGGGTGAAGGCGAGGTCAAGGTGTACCTCGATGGCGATAAGGAGTTCCCCACTCTCTGCGGAACGGGCATAGAGGACTATTTCCTCTCATCATACGGCATCGGCGAGTGGTGCAGTCCCTATCACGGCTGCCCACTTTATCGAGGAGGCCGTGTCTCAATGTACCGTTGGCATGTTGTCGATCCCATTCGTTTTATGAAAGAAATAAGAATAACCGTCCAAAACATCGGTTATCACGAAACCCTGGCCGAACGCTCAGACGACATGGACAGCACCGCCTTCTGGTATCAAGTAGAGCCTCATGCCGCCTTCCCGAAATTCCCAGATATCCTCTCTCGCCGCCCACAAGAACCGACTATCTTAGATTATAAACCATAA